The proteins below are encoded in one region of Sminthopsis crassicaudata isolate SCR6 chromosome 1, ASM4859323v1, whole genome shotgun sequence:
- the MED26 gene encoding mediator of RNA polymerase II transcription subunit 26 isoform X2 has protein sequence MSTIQIHNMVAVLEVISSLEKYPITKEALEETRLGKLINDVRKKTKNEELAKRAKKLLRSWQKLIEPVTQNEPVPRGLPNPPGSANGGAHNCRPDVSPATVPGSKPIHELKNRNDIQKLNSPKTEKLGNRKRKGEHRDGHQGPPSKVSKASHELLQNSSPLPTNGIGGSPENFPSPLDVNLHTGPESSRTEHSENDKHSKIPVNAVKPHTSSPGLVKPSSTSSQLKTTVLQHHEKPEEPTGQHQPKSPRCSFSPSNLRHEPFVRQHPTYAPKGSLPSPSQRSHFLDATQASSPSSRAPSLMKPSTPPVPAKRSEASHQTGVEASQHWQEHTSSESHQRHLGTLQHISPGCKVSSPPGEPLMPRVGFSPEASKMDSDDNAASGSDSKKKKRYRSRDYTVNLDGQVLEGGVKPVRLKERKITFDPMTGQIKPLTQKDSLQVDIPALADQHRTEPDKPEQKTNLQSPFEQTNWKELSRNEIIQSYLNRQSSLLSSSGVQTPGAHYFMSEYLKQEESTRREARKTHVLVPNSISTDLPGVSREVTNDDLNRIRQLHWPGVNGCYDTQGNWYDWTQCISLDPHGDDGRLNILPYVCLD, from the exons ATCCATAACATGGTGGCAGTACTGGAAGTTATCTCCAGCTTGGAGAAATATCCCATTACCAAAGAGGCACTTGAG GAAACAAGGCTAGGAAAACTCATCAATGATgtaagaaagaagacaaaaaatgaagaacTTGCCAAACGTGCCAAGAAATTGTTGCGGAGTTGGCAAAAATTAATTGAACCTGTGACCCAAAATGAACCAGTGCCAAGGGGATTGCCAAACCCACCAGGGTCGGCAAATGGTGGCGCTCACAACTGTAGACCAGATGTGTCACCTGCTACAGTTCCAGGGTCCAAACCTATTCATGagttgaaaaatagaaatgatattcAAAAGCTGAACTCCCCGAAAAcagaaaaactgggaaatagaaaaagaaaaggagaacacCGTGATGGACATCAAGGCCCTCCTTCCAAAGTTTCCAAAGCTAGCCATGAACTGTTACAAAATTCTTCTCCCCTTCCAACTAATGGGATTGGGGGGAGCCCTGAAAATTTCCCTAGCCCTCTTGATGTCAACCTGCACACAGGGCCTGAAAGCAGCAGGACAGAACATAGTGAGAATGATAAACACAGTAAGATACCAGTCAATGCCGTCAAACCTCACACGAGTTCTCCCGGACTTGTAAAACCTTCCAGCACTTCCTCACAGCTAAAGACTACAGTGCTACAGCACCATGAAAAGCCGGAAGAACCTACAGGGCAGCACCAACCTAAGAGTCCCCGCTGTTCATTTAGTCCTAGCAACCTAAGGCATGAGCCATTTGTCCGGCAGCATCCCACATATGCACCAAAGGGTTCTCTGCCTAGTCCATCTCAAAGGTCCCACTTCTTAGATGCTACACAGGCTTCATCACCATCGTCACGAGCACCATCACTGATGAAGCCCTCGACGCCTCCAGTACCTGCAAAAAGATCGGAGGCTTCCCATCAGACTGGAGTGGAGGCTTCTCAGCACTGGCAGGAACACACATCTTCTGAAAGTCATCAGCGGCATCTAGGGACCCTCCAACATATTTCTCCTGGCTGCAAAGTGAGCTCACCCCCTGGGGAGCCCCTAATGCCACGGGTAGGATTTTCCCCAGAGGCTTCCAAGATGGACAGTGATGACAATGCTGCTTCTGGGTCTGACAGTAAGAAGAAGAAGAGGTACAGATCTAGAGACTACACAGTGAACTTAGACGGACAGGTTCTAGAAGGGGGTGTCAAGCCTGTCaggttaaaagagagaaaaatcaccTTTGATCCTATGACTGGACAAATTAAACCTCTAACACAAAAGGATTCTTTGCAGGTAGATATCCCTGCCCTTGCTGACCAGCACAGGACAGAACCGGACAAACCGGAGCAAAAAACGAATCTGCAGAGTCCTTTTGAACAAACGAACTGGAAAGAGTTGTccagaaatgaaataattcaatcCTATTTAAACAGACAGAGTAGTTTGCTTTCCTCATCAGGCGTACAAACACCAGGAGCTCATTATTTCATGTCTGaatatttaaagcaggaagaaAGCACTAGAAGAGAAGCTAGAAAGACTCATGTTCTAGTGCCAAACAGTATATCCACAGACCTGCCTGGAGTTAGTAGAGAGGTCACAAATGATGATCTCAACAGAATAAGGCAACTCCATTGGCCAGGGGTGAATGGTTGTTATGATACACAGGGTAATTGGTATGATTGGACGCAGTGCATATCTTTAGATCCACATGGTGATGATGGTAGATTGAACATCCTGCCTTATGTCTGCCTAGACTGA
- the MED26 gene encoding mediator of RNA polymerase II transcription subunit 26 isoform X1: protein MTAAPASPQQIRDRLLQAIDPQSNIHNMVAVLEVISSLEKYPITKEALEETRLGKLINDVRKKTKNEELAKRAKKLLRSWQKLIEPVTQNEPVPRGLPNPPGSANGGAHNCRPDVSPATVPGSKPIHELKNRNDIQKLNSPKTEKLGNRKRKGEHRDGHQGPPSKVSKASHELLQNSSPLPTNGIGGSPENFPSPLDVNLHTGPESSRTEHSENDKHSKIPVNAVKPHTSSPGLVKPSSTSSQLKTTVLQHHEKPEEPTGQHQPKSPRCSFSPSNLRHEPFVRQHPTYAPKGSLPSPSQRSHFLDATQASSPSSRAPSLMKPSTPPVPAKRSEASHQTGVEASQHWQEHTSSESHQRHLGTLQHISPGCKVSSPPGEPLMPRVGFSPEASKMDSDDNAASGSDSKKKKRYRSRDYTVNLDGQVLEGGVKPVRLKERKITFDPMTGQIKPLTQKDSLQVDIPALADQHRTEPDKPEQKTNLQSPFEQTNWKELSRNEIIQSYLNRQSSLLSSSGVQTPGAHYFMSEYLKQEESTRREARKTHVLVPNSISTDLPGVSREVTNDDLNRIRQLHWPGVNGCYDTQGNWYDWTQCISLDPHGDDGRLNILPYVCLD, encoded by the exons ATCCATAACATGGTGGCAGTACTGGAAGTTATCTCCAGCTTGGAGAAATATCCCATTACCAAAGAGGCACTTGAG GAAACAAGGCTAGGAAAACTCATCAATGATgtaagaaagaagacaaaaaatgaagaacTTGCCAAACGTGCCAAGAAATTGTTGCGGAGTTGGCAAAAATTAATTGAACCTGTGACCCAAAATGAACCAGTGCCAAGGGGATTGCCAAACCCACCAGGGTCGGCAAATGGTGGCGCTCACAACTGTAGACCAGATGTGTCACCTGCTACAGTTCCAGGGTCCAAACCTATTCATGagttgaaaaatagaaatgatattcAAAAGCTGAACTCCCCGAAAAcagaaaaactgggaaatagaaaaagaaaaggagaacacCGTGATGGACATCAAGGCCCTCCTTCCAAAGTTTCCAAAGCTAGCCATGAACTGTTACAAAATTCTTCTCCCCTTCCAACTAATGGGATTGGGGGGAGCCCTGAAAATTTCCCTAGCCCTCTTGATGTCAACCTGCACACAGGGCCTGAAAGCAGCAGGACAGAACATAGTGAGAATGATAAACACAGTAAGATACCAGTCAATGCCGTCAAACCTCACACGAGTTCTCCCGGACTTGTAAAACCTTCCAGCACTTCCTCACAGCTAAAGACTACAGTGCTACAGCACCATGAAAAGCCGGAAGAACCTACAGGGCAGCACCAACCTAAGAGTCCCCGCTGTTCATTTAGTCCTAGCAACCTAAGGCATGAGCCATTTGTCCGGCAGCATCCCACATATGCACCAAAGGGTTCTCTGCCTAGTCCATCTCAAAGGTCCCACTTCTTAGATGCTACACAGGCTTCATCACCATCGTCACGAGCACCATCACTGATGAAGCCCTCGACGCCTCCAGTACCTGCAAAAAGATCGGAGGCTTCCCATCAGACTGGAGTGGAGGCTTCTCAGCACTGGCAGGAACACACATCTTCTGAAAGTCATCAGCGGCATCTAGGGACCCTCCAACATATTTCTCCTGGCTGCAAAGTGAGCTCACCCCCTGGGGAGCCCCTAATGCCACGGGTAGGATTTTCCCCAGAGGCTTCCAAGATGGACAGTGATGACAATGCTGCTTCTGGGTCTGACAGTAAGAAGAAGAAGAGGTACAGATCTAGAGACTACACAGTGAACTTAGACGGACAGGTTCTAGAAGGGGGTGTCAAGCCTGTCaggttaaaagagagaaaaatcaccTTTGATCCTATGACTGGACAAATTAAACCTCTAACACAAAAGGATTCTTTGCAGGTAGATATCCCTGCCCTTGCTGACCAGCACAGGACAGAACCGGACAAACCGGAGCAAAAAACGAATCTGCAGAGTCCTTTTGAACAAACGAACTGGAAAGAGTTGTccagaaatgaaataattcaatcCTATTTAAACAGACAGAGTAGTTTGCTTTCCTCATCAGGCGTACAAACACCAGGAGCTCATTATTTCATGTCTGaatatttaaagcaggaagaaAGCACTAGAAGAGAAGCTAGAAAGACTCATGTTCTAGTGCCAAACAGTATATCCACAGACCTGCCTGGAGTTAGTAGAGAGGTCACAAATGATGATCTCAACAGAATAAGGCAACTCCATTGGCCAGGGGTGAATGGTTGTTATGATACACAGGGTAATTGGTATGATTGGACGCAGTGCATATCTTTAGATCCACATGGTGATGATGGTAGATTGAACATCCTGCCTTATGTCTGCCTAGACTGA
- the MED26 gene encoding mediator of RNA polymerase II transcription subunit 26 isoform X3: MVAVLEVISSLEKYPITKEALEETRLGKLINDVRKKTKNEELAKRAKKLLRSWQKLIEPVTQNEPVPRGLPNPPGSANGGAHNCRPDVSPATVPGSKPIHELKNRNDIQKLNSPKTEKLGNRKRKGEHRDGHQGPPSKVSKASHELLQNSSPLPTNGIGGSPENFPSPLDVNLHTGPESSRTEHSENDKHSKIPVNAVKPHTSSPGLVKPSSTSSQLKTTVLQHHEKPEEPTGQHQPKSPRCSFSPSNLRHEPFVRQHPTYAPKGSLPSPSQRSHFLDATQASSPSSRAPSLMKPSTPPVPAKRSEASHQTGVEASQHWQEHTSSESHQRHLGTLQHISPGCKVSSPPGEPLMPRVGFSPEASKMDSDDNAASGSDSKKKKRYRSRDYTVNLDGQVLEGGVKPVRLKERKITFDPMTGQIKPLTQKDSLQVDIPALADQHRTEPDKPEQKTNLQSPFEQTNWKELSRNEIIQSYLNRQSSLLSSSGVQTPGAHYFMSEYLKQEESTRREARKTHVLVPNSISTDLPGVSREVTNDDLNRIRQLHWPGVNGCYDTQGNWYDWTQCISLDPHGDDGRLNILPYVCLD, translated from the exons ATGGTGGCAGTACTGGAAGTTATCTCCAGCTTGGAGAAATATCCCATTACCAAAGAGGCACTTGAG GAAACAAGGCTAGGAAAACTCATCAATGATgtaagaaagaagacaaaaaatgaagaacTTGCCAAACGTGCCAAGAAATTGTTGCGGAGTTGGCAAAAATTAATTGAACCTGTGACCCAAAATGAACCAGTGCCAAGGGGATTGCCAAACCCACCAGGGTCGGCAAATGGTGGCGCTCACAACTGTAGACCAGATGTGTCACCTGCTACAGTTCCAGGGTCCAAACCTATTCATGagttgaaaaatagaaatgatattcAAAAGCTGAACTCCCCGAAAAcagaaaaactgggaaatagaaaaagaaaaggagaacacCGTGATGGACATCAAGGCCCTCCTTCCAAAGTTTCCAAAGCTAGCCATGAACTGTTACAAAATTCTTCTCCCCTTCCAACTAATGGGATTGGGGGGAGCCCTGAAAATTTCCCTAGCCCTCTTGATGTCAACCTGCACACAGGGCCTGAAAGCAGCAGGACAGAACATAGTGAGAATGATAAACACAGTAAGATACCAGTCAATGCCGTCAAACCTCACACGAGTTCTCCCGGACTTGTAAAACCTTCCAGCACTTCCTCACAGCTAAAGACTACAGTGCTACAGCACCATGAAAAGCCGGAAGAACCTACAGGGCAGCACCAACCTAAGAGTCCCCGCTGTTCATTTAGTCCTAGCAACCTAAGGCATGAGCCATTTGTCCGGCAGCATCCCACATATGCACCAAAGGGTTCTCTGCCTAGTCCATCTCAAAGGTCCCACTTCTTAGATGCTACACAGGCTTCATCACCATCGTCACGAGCACCATCACTGATGAAGCCCTCGACGCCTCCAGTACCTGCAAAAAGATCGGAGGCTTCCCATCAGACTGGAGTGGAGGCTTCTCAGCACTGGCAGGAACACACATCTTCTGAAAGTCATCAGCGGCATCTAGGGACCCTCCAACATATTTCTCCTGGCTGCAAAGTGAGCTCACCCCCTGGGGAGCCCCTAATGCCACGGGTAGGATTTTCCCCAGAGGCTTCCAAGATGGACAGTGATGACAATGCTGCTTCTGGGTCTGACAGTAAGAAGAAGAAGAGGTACAGATCTAGAGACTACACAGTGAACTTAGACGGACAGGTTCTAGAAGGGGGTGTCAAGCCTGTCaggttaaaagagagaaaaatcaccTTTGATCCTATGACTGGACAAATTAAACCTCTAACACAAAAGGATTCTTTGCAGGTAGATATCCCTGCCCTTGCTGACCAGCACAGGACAGAACCGGACAAACCGGAGCAAAAAACGAATCTGCAGAGTCCTTTTGAACAAACGAACTGGAAAGAGTTGTccagaaatgaaataattcaatcCTATTTAAACAGACAGAGTAGTTTGCTTTCCTCATCAGGCGTACAAACACCAGGAGCTCATTATTTCATGTCTGaatatttaaagcaggaagaaAGCACTAGAAGAGAAGCTAGAAAGACTCATGTTCTAGTGCCAAACAGTATATCCACAGACCTGCCTGGAGTTAGTAGAGAGGTCACAAATGATGATCTCAACAGAATAAGGCAACTCCATTGGCCAGGGGTGAATGGTTGTTATGATACACAGGGTAATTGGTATGATTGGACGCAGTGCATATCTTTAGATCCACATGGTGATGATGGTAGATTGAACATCCTGCCTTATGTCTGCCTAGACTGA